From a single Centropristis striata isolate RG_2023a ecotype Rhode Island chromosome 14, C.striata_1.0, whole genome shotgun sequence genomic region:
- the LOC131984510 gene encoding E3 ubiquitin-protein ligase RNF19A-like, with protein MSSLHQQHHGSTGSERDLQSAASSVSLPSVRKTPKKRRLSLHSLFSRRRRPDRDPKRKSRPLQAGTGVDGVVSTESVQPETVNDKTSAHSALAVASTSSLSGSSSELLECPLCLLRHARDRFPDIMTCHHRSCADCLRQYLRIEISESRVNICCPECSERFNPHDIQIILGDRALMEKYEEFMLRRWLVAEPDCRWCPAPDCGYAVIAFGCASCPKITCGREGCGTEFCYHCKQLWHPNQTCDTARQQRAQTLRLRSFRSSSLSYSQESGAAGDDIKPCPRCAAYIIKMNDGSCNHMTCAVCGCEFCWLCMKEISDLHYLSPSGCTFWGKKPWSRKKKILWQLGTLVGAPVGIALIAGIAIPAMIIGIPVYVGRKIHNRYEGKDISKHKRNLVIAGGVTLSVIVSPVVAAVTVGIGVPIMLAYVYGVVPISLCRSGGCGVSAGNGKGVRIEFDDENDNIGSGAAATDTTSVAETRLNNPSLGDGASVGGLTGLSLSVSGSHMERCGMSSTQRDNMSDNASTTALAGTSITGSLSGSCYNRMEVQADVQKERCSLSGESATVSLGTISDNASTKAMAGSILNAYMPLERDNSLEVQADVESKQEKVRHCSASSSLDEASCSSSTAGLKGATGGTCSCPSTCCTQHDNHCCPSWSKEPSTSGGKKSRGKLWKRGSSSSSSKGDPKINETRGDMDAQLLEQRSTNSSEFDSPSLSGSLPSVADSHCSHFSSELSCSDPETSRPAHPPCSAPTDPNLHHPAITFNDVTITPMPEVENDRLEHFPSQSSHAAFAHRLLTSSPPASPKEGSSTFLYISEESGGTVAVADTEPEEKDERIQESTKNTAAQPVSPTRKRCIQTDI; from the exons ATGAGCAGCCTGCACCAGCAGCATCATGGCAGCACCGGGTCAGAGCGAGACCTTCAATCTGCTGCCTCCTCTGTTAGCCTGCCTTCAGTTAGAAAGACCCCCAAGAAGCGACGCCTGTCCCTCCACTCGCTCTTCAGTCGTCGGCGCCGGCCCGACCGCGACCCCAAGCGCAAGTCGAGGCCTCTGCAGGCTGGAACTGGAGTGGACGGCGTTGTCAGCACGGAAAGCGTCCAGCCAGAGACTGTCAATGATAAAACCTCTGCCCACTCTGCACTGGCTGTAGCATCAACTTCATCACTGTCAGGTTCTTCTTCAGAGCTGCTGGAATGCCCTCTGTGCCTACTGCGCCATGCACGCGATCGCTTCCCCGACATCATGACCTGCCACCACCGCTCCTGTGCAGACTGCCTGCGACAGTATCTGCGCATCGAGATCTCAGAGTCTCGAGTCAACATCTGCTGTCCCGAGTGCTCCGAGCGCTTCAATCCCCACGACATCCAGATTATCCTGGGGGACCGAGCCCTCATGGAGAAGTACGAGGAGTTCATGCTGAGGAGGTGGCTGGTGGCTGAACCTGACTGCCGCTGGTGCCCGGCCCCGGACTGTGG TTACGCAGTCATTGCGTTTGGCTGTGCCAGCTGCCCAAAGATCACCTGTGGGCGTGAGGGCTGTGGGACAGAGTTCTGCTACCACTGCAAACAGCTTTGGCATCCCAACCAGACATGTGACACCGCGCGGCAACAAAGAGCCCAAACTCTCCGGCTAAGAAGTTTCAGGTCCTCCTCCCTCAGCTACAGCCAAGAGAGCGGAGCTGCAG GTGATGACATCAAGCCGTGCCCTCGTTGTGCTGCGTACATCATCAAGATGAATGATGGAAGCTGTAACCACATGACCTGTGCTGTCTGCGGCTGCGAGTTTTGCTGGCTCTGCATGAAGGAGATCTCTGACCTGCACTATTTAAG TCCATCAGGCTGCACCTTCTGGGGGAAGAAGCCCTGGAGCAGAAAGAAGAAGATCCTCTGGCAGCTCGGCACGTTGGTGGGCGCGCCCGTGGGAATCGCCCTCATAGCCGGCATCGCCATCCCTGCAATGATCATTGGCATCCCAGTGTATGTGGGCAGAAAG ATCCATAATCGCTACGAGGGCAAAGACATCTCTAAACACAAGAGGAACTTGGTAATCGCTGGAGGTGTGACGCTGTCTGTGATCGTGTCGCCTGTAGTTGCAGCAGTCACTGTCG GCATCGGCGTCCCCATCATGCTGGCGTACGTCTACGGAGTTGTCCCGATCTCACTGTGCCGGAGCGGCGGCTGTGGAGTGTCCGCTGGCAACGGCAAAGGGGTGCGGATTGAGTTTGACGACGAAAATGACAACATAGGCAGTGGAGCAGCAGCCACAG ACACAACCTCGGTGGCAGAGACTCGGCTCAACAATCCGAGCCTCGGAGATGGAGCGAGTGTCGGTGGCCTGACGGGCCTGAGCCTCAGTGTGAGCGGGAGCCACATGGAGCGCTGTGGCATGAGCTCCACCCAGCGGGACAACATGAGCGACAACGCCAGCACAACGGCCCTGGCTGGGACCAGCATCACCGGCAGCCTCTCTGGCAGCTGCTACAACAG GATGGAAGTTCAGGCTGACGTCCAGAAGGAGCGTTGCAGTCTGAGCGGGGAGTCAGCTACTGTCAGTCTCGGGACAATCAGCGACAACGCGAGCACAAAAGCCATGGCAGGATCGATCCTCAATGCCTATATGCCTCTGGAAAG AGACAATAGTCTGGAAGTTCAGGCAGATGTGGAGTCCAAACAGGAGAAGGTGAGGCACTGCAGCGCCAGCAGCAGCCTGGATGAggccagctgcagcagcagcacggccGGCCTTAAAGGTGCAACCGGTGGTACGTGCTCATGCCCCTCCACCTGCTGCACGCAGCACGACAACCACTGCTGCCCCTCGTGGTCAAAGGAACCCTCCACTTCAGGGGGCAAGAAGAGCAGAGGAAAGCTTTGGAAAagagggagcagcagcagcagcagcaaaggaGACCCAAAAATAAACGAGACACGAGGAGATATGGATGCTCAGCTCCTGGAGCAGCGCAGCACCAACTCCTCCGAGTTCGATTCGCCGTCCCTGAGCGGCAGCCTGCCCTCAGTGGCCGACTCGCACTGTAGCCACTTCTCATCGGAGCTCAGCTGCTCAGACCCTGAAACCTCAAGACCGGCTCACCCGCCCTGCTCCGCCCCAACGGACCCCAACCTTCATCATCCCGCCATCACCTTCAACGACGTCACCATCACACCTATGCCCGAGGTGGAGAACGACCGCCTCGAGCACTTTCCATCTCAGAGTAGCCACGCAGCCTTCGCCCATCGCCTGCTGACATCATCGCCACCTGCCTCACCAAAAGAGGGAAGCAGCACGTTTTTGTACATCAGTGAGGAGAGCGGCGGCACCGTCGCCGTCGCGGACACGGAGCCAGAGGAGAAGGACGAGAGAATACAAGAGAGCACCAAAAACACTGCCGCACAGCCTGTAAGCCCAACAAGGAAACGCTGTATACAAACAGATATCTAA